From Acanthopagrus latus isolate v.2019 chromosome 22, fAcaLat1.1, whole genome shotgun sequence, the proteins below share one genomic window:
- the flrt2 gene encoding leucine-rich repeat transmembrane protein FLRT2, producing MEFLAGPWNKDWASFLQFWLTVILSLQMQFRPGASCPEECRCDIQYVYCNERSLTSVPLGIQEGFKVLFLHNNQINNAGFPLELHNLASVETVYLYGNQLDEFPINLPKNTRVLHLQENNIQTISKAALAQLTRLEELHLDDNSISTVGVEEGAFREAVSLKLLFLTKNHLSSVPIGLPEDLKELRLDENRIAVIAEEAFQNVTRLQRLLLDGNLLTDEGIAPGTFQDLVNLRELALARNSLTFPPPLLPSQSLVKLSLQENQIDNIPVAAFAALNRLEKLDISSNQLQSLTQGVFDGLSSLRHLMVRNNPWRCDCAVKWVVVWLKSLPSAINARGFVCLSPDKVRGMAIRELTLDIIECPVDADLPPWPTLRSTPPPPPTTIPITTMISTLITTSIPYYFDSPSPPLPPIHNNPPGPLPPYEDPLQISFHVVNSTNIEVSWASYFTVTAYKVTWVKRGQSQINEGMQERTVSGDRRHVSLTNLEPRAVYRICVHVLDTLNSYRPGEDTVCSEARTKPATSPKTPGKEQAPQESMNSTLLMAGIIGGAVLIILVLLLSLFCWHMHRKSRSSSTKWKYNRGRRKDDYCEAGTKKDNSILEMTETSFQIVALNNEQLLKGDFRIQPIYTPNGGIGFRDCHLSNNSIAYCKSSNVPSTEFCHT from the coding sequence atGGAGTTTCTTGCTGGACCCTGGAATAAAGATTGGGCTTCATTCCTGCAGTTTTGGTTGACTGTCATCCTAAGCCTCCAAATGCAATTCCGCCCGGGTGCCTCTTGCCCGGAGGAGTGTAGATGTGACATCCAGTATGTGTACTGCAATGAACGCAGCCTGACATCAGTGCCTCTGGGGATACAGGAGGGCTTCAAGGTCCTCTTCCTACATAACAACCAGATAAATAATGCTGGCTTccctctggagcttcacaatcTGGCTTCCGTCGAGACTGTGTATCTTTACGGCAATCAGCTGGATGAGTTCCCCATCAATCTGCCCAAAAACACCAGGGTCCTGCATCTCCAGGAGAACAATATCCAAACGATCTCCAAGGCGGCTCTGGCCCAGCTGACTCGGCTAGAGGAGCTGCACCTTGATGATAACTCCATCTCCACAGTGGGGGTGGAGGAAGGAGCCTTTAGGGAGGCGGTAAGCCTTAAACTCCTCTTCCTTACCAAGAACCACTTAAGCAGCGTTCCCATTGGCCTTCCCGAAGACTTAAAAGAGCTGCGGTTGGATGAGAATCGCATTGCTGTCATTGCAGAGGAGGCCTTTCAGAATGTGACACGCCTGCAGCGCCTCTTGCTGGACGGGAACCTGCTTACGGATGAGGGCATTGCACCAGGGACCTTCCAGGACCTGGTCAACCTCCGTGAGCTGGCCCTGGCCCGCAATTCACTCACcttccctccacccctcctgcCCAGCCAGTCACTGGTCAAACTCAGCCTGCAGGAGAACCAGATCGACAACATCCCTGTGGCAGCCTTCGCTGCTCTAAATAGGCTGGAAAAACTGGATATCTCCAGCAACCAGCTGCAGAGTCTCACGCAGGGCGTGTTCGATGGCCTGTCCAGCCTGAGGCATCTCATGGTGCGAAATAACCCCTGGCGTTGTGACTGTGCTGTGAAGTGGGTGGTGGTGTGGCTCAAATCTTTGCCTTCCGCTATCAATGCCCGAGGTTTTGTGTGCCTGAGTCCAGACAAGGTGCGCGGCATGGCAATCAGAGAGCTCACGCTGGATATTATAGAGTGCCCGGTTGATGCTGACCTGCCGCCCTGGCCCACTCTCCGCTCCacaccacctccccctcccacaACCATCCCGATCACCACCATGATCTCCACCCTCATCACCACATCCATCCCTTACTACTTTGactcaccctcccctcccttaCCCCCGATCCATAACAACCCTCCCGGTCCTCTCCCTCCTTACGAGGACCCCCTTCAGATCTCCTTCCACGTGGTCAACTCCACGAATATCGAGGTGAGCTGGGCTTCCTATTTCACCGTCACAGCCTACAAAGTCACTTGGGTCAAAAGGGGCCAAAGCCAAATAAACGAAGGAATGCAGGAGAGGACGGTGAGCGGGGACCGGCGGCATGTAAGCCTCACTAACCTGGAGCCCCGGGCTGTGTATCGGATCTGCGTGCATGTGCTGGACACCCTTAACTCCTACAGGCCCGGAGAGGATACTGTATGCTCCGAGGCCAGGACCAAGCCTGCCACGTCTCCCAAGACTCCTGGTAAAGAGCAAGCTCCTCAGGAGAGCATGAACTCCACGCTGCTAATGGCTGGGATCATTGGCGGGGCGGTGCTTATCatcctggtgctgctgctcagcctgttcTGCTGGCACATGCACAGGAAGAGCAGGTCATCTTCGACCAAGTGGAAATACAACCGGGGCAGGAGAAAAGACGACTACTGCGAGGCTGGAACCAAGAAGGATAACTCCATTCTGGAGATGACTGAGACCAGTTTCCAGATAGTGGCGCTGAACAATGAGCAGCTGCTCAAGGGAGATTTCCGCATTCAGCCCATCTACACGCCCAACGGGGGCATTGGATTTAGAGACTGTCACCTCAGTAACAACAGCATAGCCTACTGCAAGAGCAGCAACGTGCCCAGTACAGAGTTCTGCCACACGTGA